Proteins found in one Campylobacter suis genomic segment:
- the folK gene encoding 2-amino-4-hydroxy-6-hydroxymethyldihydropteridine diphosphokinase, producing the protein MKLVGARRLIRSKLCPSFFGFKNEFKNLAIIGLGGNIGDSAARFDRFLRALKKDRRIWLVESSPILINVAFGYEEQDDFSNAVISLQTSMGASELLRVLQYYEIKFKRERSFKNAPRTLDLDILYMDKKVRRSKRLCVPHSGVSKRLSVIVPMGLLRSIG; encoded by the coding sequence ATGAAGCTAGTTGGGGCAAGAAGGCTTATAAGAAGTAAGCTTTGTCCTAGTTTTTTTGGTTTTAAAAATGAGTTTAAAAACTTAGCCATCATAGGGCTTGGTGGCAATATAGGAGATAGTGCAGCTAGGTTTGATAGATTTTTAAGAGCGCTAAAAAAAGATAGGCGAATTTGGCTTGTTGAAAGCTCGCCGATACTTATAAATGTGGCGTTTGGATACGAAGAGCAAGATGATTTTAGCAACGCTGTTATAAGCTTGCAAACTAGCATGGGTGCTAGTGAGCTTTTAAGAGTATTGCAGTATTATGAGATAAAGTTTAAGCGTGAGCGTAGCTTTAAAAATGCTCCTAGAACGCTTGATCTTGATATTTTGTATATGGATAAAAAGGTGCGAAGGAGCAAGCGACTTTGTGTTCCGCATAGCGGAGTAAGCAAGCGACTTAGCGTGATAGTTCCGATGGGGCTTTTAAGGAGTATTGGCTGA
- the flhF gene encoding flagellar biosynthesis protein FlhF, translated as MATKMYAFTGESAMEALKKAREQCGERATLVTTKQIQARSINKKPIFEILVSVDEPDEAPKPTPNPKIREYETYSKSKQKKFNITEAPAKSQKDENEDVLLNFSKAAKQMSEISTTQVVAEPKTSEQTAGVNRKIDDVAKQVNALNDKLSLITDMMWDERASSRNNLAIPPEFASIYKAAAASGMKSEHLEAIMTTTMQNLPAAMKANPSAVKRYFYSLLRNMLPCRKEQDGRKQRIMMLVGPTGVGKTTTLAKLAARFAYSGEKRYKVGIITLDTYRIGAVEQLFQYAKMMKLPILDVIEVDEFKNAIKTLSHCDIILVDTTGNSQYDKEKLNRLDGFLRNSGAQIDVNLVLSAGSKVEDLIEIYNGFSFLDIDTLIITKFDETKIFGNVFSLIYETNTPVSYFCVGQEVPDDLVEAKSEFLVECVLDGYKRGER; from the coding sequence ATGGCAACAAAGATGTATGCATTTACTGGCGAGAGCGCTATGGAAGCGCTTAAAAAAGCGCGTGAGCAGTGTGGAGAGCGAGCTACACTTGTAACGACAAAGCAAATTCAAGCAAGAAGCATAAATAAAAAGCCGATATTTGAAATTTTAGTTAGTGTTGATGAGCCTGATGAGGCACCAAAGCCTACTCCAAACCCAAAAATACGCGAGTATGAAACATATTCAAAGTCAAAGCAGAAAAAATTTAACATCACAGAAGCACCAGCAAAAAGCCAAAAAGATGAAAATGAAGATGTGCTTTTAAATTTCTCAAAAGCTGCAAAGCAGATGAGCGAAATTTCAACCACTCAAGTTGTTGCCGAGCCAAAAACAAGCGAGCAAACAGCAGGGGTAAATCGCAAGATAGATGATGTTGCAAAGCAGGTAAATGCGCTAAATGACAAGCTTAGCCTTATAACGGATATGATGTGGGACGAAAGAGCAAGTAGCCGTAACAACCTAGCCATACCGCCTGAGTTTGCAAGTATCTATAAGGCCGCAGCTGCTAGTGGCATGAAAAGCGAACATCTTGAAGCTATTATGACAACTACTATGCAAAATTTACCTGCAGCCATGAAGGCAAATCCAAGTGCGGTAAAGCGATATTTTTACTCACTTTTGCGAAATATGCTGCCTTGCAGAAAAGAACAAGATGGCAGAAAACAACGCATTATGATGCTCGTGGGTCCTACTGGTGTTGGCAAGACGACCACACTTGCAAAGCTTGCTGCACGCTTTGCATATAGTGGTGAAAAGCGCTATAAAGTAGGTATCATAACGCTTGATACTTATCGTATAGGTGCGGTTGAGCAACTATTTCAATACGCAAAGATGATGAAGCTACCTATACTTGATGTTATAGAGGTTGATGAGTTTAAAAATGCGATAAAAACATTAAGCCACTGCGACATCATACTTGTTGATACGACGGGAAATTCACAATACGATAAAGAAAAACTAAATAGACTTGATGGCTTTTTGCGTAATAGCGGAGCTCAGATAGATGTAAATTTAGTCCTTTCGGCTGGCTCAAAAGTTGAAGATCTGATAGAAATTTATAATGGATTTAGCTTTCTTGATATAGACACTCTAATCATAACAAAATTTGATGAAACTAAAATTTTTGGCAATGTATTTTCTTTGATCTATGAGACCAATACTCCAGTTAGCTATTTTTGCGTAGGGCAAGAGGTACCTGATGACTTGGTTGAGGCAAAGAGTGAATTTTTAGTAGAATGCGTGCTTGATGGCTATAAAAGGGGCGAGCGATGA
- a CDS encoding P-loop NTPase: MITQASKLKNLVTNAHGQKHTHFIAITSGKGGVGKSTISANLANLLAKDGYKVALLDADIGLANLDVILNVKMGKNLLHVLKGECALKDILIEVGQNLTLIPGESGDEILKFNNQFLYERFLQEASTLDELDFMIIDTGAGIGGSTQMFLEAADEVVVVTVPDPASITDAYAVIKIVSRFKQNPLMLFNMVKNGAEATRIFENIKRVAAANIGGGLSLEMIGYLSATTAIQKSIKQRTLFTNDAPYSTQTNELREIASSLLYRLERKVLTNNHNGSFTGFFKRLIENF; the protein is encoded by the coding sequence ATGATAACGCAAGCTAGCAAACTTAAAAATCTGGTCACAAACGCTCATGGGCAAAAGCATACCCATTTTATCGCTATTACGAGTGGAAAAGGTGGTGTTGGCAAAAGTACTATAAGCGCAAATTTGGCAAATTTACTAGCAAAAGATGGTTATAAGGTCGCGCTTCTTGATGCTGATATCGGGCTTGCGAATTTAGATGTTATATTAAATGTAAAAATGGGCAAAAACTTACTTCATGTCTTAAAGGGCGAGTGTGCGTTAAAGGATATTTTGATAGAAGTTGGTCAGAATTTAACGCTTATACCTGGCGAAAGTGGAGATGAGATACTAAAGTTTAATAATCAATTTTTATATGAGCGTTTTTTGCAAGAGGCTAGTACGCTTGATGAGCTTGACTTTATGATAATAGACACAGGCGCTGGTATAGGCGGCAGTACGCAGATGTTTTTAGAGGCTGCTGATGAGGTTGTAGTGGTTACCGTGCCAGATCCAGCGAGTATAACTGATGCTTACGCTGTCATAAAGATAGTTTCTAGATTTAAGCAAAATCCTCTAATGCTTTTTAATATGGTAAAAAATGGCGCAGAAGCAACTAGAATTTTTGAAAATATCAAGCGTGTTGCCGCCGCAAATATTGGCGGTGGGTTAAGCCTTGAGATGATAGGCTATTTAAGCGCAACGACGGCTATTCAAAAAAGTATAAAACAAAGAACTTTATTTACAAATGACGCGCCATACAGCACTCAAACAAATGAACTTAGAGAGATTGCTTCTAGTTTGCTGTATAGATTGGAACGAAAAGTGCTTACAAATAATCACAATGGCAGTTTTACTGGATTTTTCAAGCGATTGATTGAGAATTTTTAG
- a CDS encoding RNA polymerase sigma factor FliA, producing the protein MHELKQKQLNAYQSAIKKEQDDVVVAYLPAVRAMAYRLKERLPSSVDANDLIGCGVEEMIKLSRKYDKEQNDSFWGYANKRVYGAMLDFLRSLDVMSRANRTLIKNINSEIDIYFNEFEEEPEDEYLAEKLGEDVDKIRDARSAGAIINVLPLDDQMAAYEDESTEDKIEQEDLLDKIEEILQNFEKRDQLVIQLYYYEELSLKEISEIMQISESRISQIHKRLLGRLRDRLGA; encoded by the coding sequence ATGCACGAGTTAAAGCAAAAGCAGCTTAACGCCTACCAAAGTGCGATAAAAAAAGAGCAAGATGATGTCGTAGTGGCTTATCTGCCAGCTGTTCGCGCTATGGCTTATAGGTTAAAAGAGCGCTTGCCATCTTCTGTTGATGCAAATGACCTTATAGGGTGTGGCGTTGAAGAGATGATAAAATTGTCTAGGAAATACGACAAAGAGCAAAATGACTCATTTTGGGGCTATGCAAATAAAAGAGTTTACGGTGCGATGCTTGATTTTTTACGCTCTCTTGATGTTATGAGTAGGGCAAATAGAACGCTGATAAAAAATATAAATTCTGAGATAGATATCTATTTTAACGAATTTGAAGAAGAGCCAGAAGATGAGTATCTAGCAGAAAAGCTCGGCGAGGATGTGGATAAAATTCGTGATGCAAGAAGTGCTGGTGCCATTATAAATGTCTTACCGCTTGATGATCAGATGGCAGCATATGAAGATGAAAGCACAGAAGATAAGATAGAGCAAGAGGATCTGCTGGATAAGATAGAGGAAATTTTACAAAATTTTGAAAAGCGTGACCAGCTCGTGATACAGTTATATTATTATGAAGAGTTAAGTTTGAAAGAGATAAGCGAGATAATGCAAATTAGTGAGAGTAGGATTTCTCAAATTCATAAGCGTCTTTTGGGTCGTCTTCGAGATAGGTTAGGTGCTTAA
- the fliM gene encoding flagellar motor switch protein FliM, whose protein sequence is MADILSQEEIDALLEVVDEGSDADDISLPEREQKDERQIIIYDFKRPNRVSKEQLRAIKGIHDKLARNLASQISSVMRSIVEIRLHSVDQMTYGEFLMSLPSPTSFNVFSIKPLDGNCVLEINPSIAFPMIDRLLGGTGENFETSRELTDIEVNLLDAVLRMIMQRLKDSWNTVTDMYPNVEAKESSPNVVQIVSQNEIVIMVVMEIIVGNSSGMINICYPVIYLEPILSRLANRDIMLGETSAKKSRNKELKTLIGRAEILYEAILGKAVISVDEFLNLKEGDILRLDRGADDKAIVSIDKKEVFLAEVGLHRFRKSIKIEQLIKSDKDEIKHILERYEEERKAKLVAYEHEEQMQEESDEYDE, encoded by the coding sequence ATGGCAGATATTTTATCGCAAGAAGAGATAGACGCGCTACTTGAGGTTGTAGATGAAGGCAGTGATGCTGATGACATAAGCTTGCCTGAGCGCGAACAAAAGGATGAGCGCCAGATAATAATCTATGACTTTAAGCGCCCAAACCGCGTTAGCAAAGAGCAGCTTCGTGCTATAAAAGGCATACATGATAAGCTTGCGCGAAACCTTGCCTCTCAAATTTCGAGCGTTATGAGAAGTATCGTTGAAATTCGCTTACATTCAGTCGATCAGATGACTTATGGCGAGTTTTTGATGAGCCTTCCAAGCCCAACTAGCTTTAATGTCTTTTCTATAAAACCACTCGATGGAAACTGTGTTTTGGAGATAAACCCAAGTATCGCATTTCCCATGATAGATCGTTTGCTTGGTGGAACGGGTGAAAATTTTGAGACAAGCAGAGAGCTAACCGACATTGAGGTAAATTTGCTTGATGCTGTGCTTAGGATGATAATGCAGCGTCTAAAAGATAGCTGGAACACAGTAACTGATATGTATCCAAATGTCGAAGCCAAAGAGAGCAGCCCAAATGTCGTTCAGATAGTTAGCCAAAACGAGATAGTTATAATGGTTGTTATGGAGATTATCGTTGGCAATTCAAGCGGCATGATAAATATTTGTTACCCAGTTATCTATCTTGAGCCGATTTTAAGCCGTCTTGCAAACCGAGACATAATGCTTGGCGAAACGAGCGCAAAAAAGAGCCGAAATAAAGAGCTAAAAACACTTATCGGTAGAGCTGAAATTTTATATGAAGCCATACTTGGCAAGGCTGTTATAAGTGTCGATGAGTTTTTAAATTTAAAAGAGGGCGATATATTAAGGCTTGATAGAGGGGCTGATGATAAAGCCATCGTCTCCATAGATAAAAAAGAGGTATTTTTAGCTGAGGTCGGACTTCACAGATTTAGAAAATCTATAAAAATAGAACAGCTCATTAAGTCTGATAAAGATGAGATAAAACACATACTAGAGCGCTACGAAGAGGAGCGTAAGGCAAAACTCGTAGCCTATGAGCATGAAGAACAAATGCAAGAAGAGAGTGATGAATATGATGAATAA
- the fliY gene encoding flagellar motor switch protein FliY, with amino-acid sequence MMNNFFNIFVSELKATIEGLTGRAPEVSERNDYEAGAQEGIKPPVVVANVAIKGDVNAKALLVVTPVLVSAVSEWMMGEEEISHNENLGADELDAAKEIFSNLLGAFNTSLGAQKELPKMSFEVVGVSFLDADSSLDLSSYEKLFLFNVSLDSISESIAFVAERTFLSAFEPKQEGLDSSKESVQTSSKSEFSAEEMRNINLIMDVRLPIRVRIGSKRMLLKDVLTMDIGSVIELNQLANDPLEILIGDKVIAVGEVVIVDGNFGIQITQIGSKRERLEQLKG; translated from the coding sequence ATGATGAATAATTTTTTTAATATCTTTGTTAGCGAGCTTAAAGCTACTATCGAGGGTCTTACGGGTAGAGCTCCTGAAGTTAGCGAACGAAACGACTATGAGGCTGGCGCACAAGAGGGCATAAAACCACCAGTTGTTGTGGCAAATGTCGCTATAAAAGGTGATGTGAATGCAAAGGCACTGCTTGTTGTTACCCCTGTTTTAGTAAGTGCGGTTAGTGAATGGATGATGGGCGAAGAGGAAATTTCGCATAATGAAAATTTGGGTGCTGATGAGCTTGATGCGGCAAAGGAGATATTTTCAAATTTACTTGGTGCTTTTAATACATCTTTAGGCGCACAAAAAGAGCTACCAAAAATGAGCTTTGAAGTGGTTGGTGTGAGCTTTCTTGATGCTGACTCTTCGCTAGATCTTAGCTCGTATGAGAAGCTATTTTTATTTAATGTCTCTCTTGATAGCATTAGTGAAAGTATCGCATTCGTGGCTGAGAGGACTTTTCTTTCCGCTTTTGAGCCAAAACAAGAGGGCTTAGACTCATCAAAAGAGAGTGTGCAAACTAGTTCAAAGAGTGAATTTAGTGCTGAAGAGATGCGAAATATAAATCTCATAATGGATGTCAGGCTGCCTATACGCGTTCGTATCGGTTCAAAAAGAATGCTTTTAAAAGATGTTTTGACTATGGACATAGGATCTGTTATCGAGCTAAACCAGCTTGCAAACGATCCACTTGAAATTTTAATCGGCGATAAGGTTATAGCCGTTGGCGAAGTGGTCATCGTTGATGGAAATTTTGGTATACAAATAACTCAGATCGGCTCAAAAAGAGAGCGATTAGAGCAGTTAAAGGGCTAA
- a CDS encoding TIGR00730 family Rossman fold protein — translation MQFLEEFRSFRQAANFENKAVTLFGSARLEFDSFHCQKAREVAKKLSENGIAVLTGGGDGVMGAANMGASEGGAPSVAFNIRLPFEQATNPYATHSFLFTNFSPRKFALIERSVAFVVFAGGFGTLDELFEVLVLVQTGMKDAKIFLVGEQFWKPLDEFIKTTLIDEKLISKDDVKFYTITDDVELIVSEILRI, via the coding sequence TTGCAGTTTTTGGAGGAATTTAGAAGTTTTAGGCAGGCTGCAAATTTTGAAAATAAAGCTGTAACACTTTTTGGCTCAGCTAGGCTTGAGTTTGATAGTTTTCACTGCCAAAAGGCTCGTGAAGTTGCAAAAAAGCTTAGCGAAAACGGCATAGCGGTGCTTACTGGCGGAGGAGATGGTGTAATGGGTGCGGCAAATATGGGCGCAAGCGAAGGCGGTGCACCAAGTGTGGCTTTTAACATACGGCTACCATTTGAGCAAGCCACAAATCCTTATGCGACTCACTCGTTTTTATTTACAAATTTTTCTCCTCGAAAATTTGCACTTATAGAGCGTTCAGTGGCTTTTGTTGTTTTTGCTGGAGGTTTTGGGACTCTTGATGAGCTTTTTGAGGTACTAGTACTTGTGCAAACCGGCATGAAAGATGCAAAAATTTTTCTTGTTGGCGAGCAGTTTTGGAAGCCATTGGATGAGTTTATAAAAACTACTTTAATAGATGAAAAATTGATCAGCAAAGATGATGTGAAATTTTATACTATCACCGATGATGTCGAGCTTATAGTGAGTGAAATTTTGCGTATTTAA
- the mnmA gene encoding tRNA 2-thiouridine(34) synthase MnmA produces MKIMVALSGGVDSTMTAKILQEQGHEIEGCYMKLHSKPGYHEENIRKVKKVGEYLGIKVHILDLQDKFNEFVYDPFVKFYKEGITPNPCALCNRFIKLGALLNFAKEQGCQKLATGHYVQIIDGFITSAVDPSKDQSYFLAQVPKDVLNDMIFPLGDKFKKDIKEMAKAIPVLSEFGTQAESSEICFVEDTYIQVLQKHYDTNLPGNVVDKNGNVIGRHQGYMHYTIGKRRGFEVFGAHDPHFVLKIDAAKNEIVVGSKDDLSQREVKLKDVNMFIDDIQFECEAKIRYRSPKTGAIVKVNKSDNTAVLTLYTAVFGVAAGQMCVMYDGDRVIASGFIV; encoded by the coding sequence ATGAAGATAATGGTAGCATTAAGTGGTGGTGTTGATAGCACTATGACCGCAAAAATTTTACAAGAGCAAGGGCATGAGATAGAGGGTTGCTATATGAAGCTACACTCAAAGCCTGGTTATCACGAAGAGAATATACGCAAAGTAAAAAAGGTTGGCGAATATCTTGGGATAAAAGTTCATATCCTTGATTTGCAAGATAAATTTAATGAATTTGTATATGACCCATTTGTAAAATTTTATAAAGAGGGTATCACTCCAAACCCATGTGCGCTTTGCAACCGATTTATAAAGCTTGGAGCACTCTTAAATTTTGCCAAAGAGCAGGGTTGTCAAAAGCTTGCTACTGGACACTATGTACAAATAATCGATGGTTTTATAACATCTGCTGTTGACCCCAGTAAAGATCAAAGCTACTTTTTAGCACAGGTTCCAAAAGATGTCTTAAATGATATGATATTTCCGCTTGGCGATAAATTTAAAAAAGACATTAAAGAGATGGCAAAGGCTATACCTGTGCTAAGCGAGTTTGGTACCCAGGCTGAAAGTAGCGAAATTTGCTTTGTTGAAGATACTTATATACAAGTTTTACAAAAGCATTATGATACAAATTTGCCAGGAAATGTTGTAGATAAAAACGGTAATGTTATAGGGCGTCATCAAGGATATATGCACTACACTATAGGCAAACGCCGTGGTTTTGAAGTTTTTGGAGCACACGATCCGCACTTTGTTTTAAAGATAGACGCAGCAAAAAATGAGATCGTAGTGGGCTCAAAAGATGACTTGAGTCAGCGTGAAGTTAAATTAAAAGATGTAAATATGTTCATAGATGATATCCAGTTTGAATGCGAGGCTAAAATTCGCTACCGAAGCCCAAAAACTGGCGCTATTGTAAAAGTTAATAAGTCGGATAATACAGCGGTTTTAACACTTTATACAGCAGTTTTTGGTGTTGCGGCAGGTCAAATGTGTGTGATGTATGATGGCGATCGAGTGATAGCCAGCGGATTTATAGTATAG
- a CDS encoding neutral zinc metallopeptidase, whose amino-acid sequence MRWQDSRRSSNIEDRRAGGGFGSRSGRIGSLLPIIRFLLGSNIGRVVLGLGVVAYFMGYNPLALLNLDTSHPTANIQATQNEQEKENFAFVSAVLAQTEDVWGKIFQEHGATYSQPNLVVFRDQVRSACGFASSQSGPFYCPADHKVYLDLGFFDELAKVHKADGDFAQAYVIAHEIGHHVQNLSGTLDRINKLKARSNNAIEQNALQVRVELQADCYAGIWAKHVNSRLEDGDINEALNAASAIGDDTLQRKFQGHVVPDSFTHGSSKQRMEWFKKGFLSGKIEACAF is encoded by the coding sequence ATGAGATGGCAAGATAGCAGACGAAGCTCAAATATTGAAGATAGGCGTGCTGGTGGGGGATTTGGCTCAAGGTCTGGTCGTATCGGCTCACTTTTGCCAATCATCCGTTTTTTGCTAGGCTCAAATATCGGTCGTGTCGTACTTGGTTTGGGTGTAGTAGCGTATTTTATGGGGTATAACCCGCTTGCTCTTTTAAACCTTGATACCTCACACCCCACAGCCAATATTCAGGCTACCCAAAATGAACAAGAAAAGGAAAATTTTGCCTTTGTGTCCGCGGTCTTAGCTCAAACAGAAGATGTGTGGGGTAAAATTTTTCAAGAGCACGGAGCAACTTATTCGCAGCCAAATTTGGTTGTTTTTAGGGATCAAGTTAGAAGTGCTTGTGGATTTGCAAGCTCTCAGAGTGGACCATTTTATTGTCCAGCAGATCATAAAGTATATCTAGATCTTGGTTTTTTTGATGAGCTTGCCAAGGTGCATAAGGCTGATGGCGACTTTGCACAAGCTTATGTCATCGCTCATGAGATAGGTCATCATGTGCAAAATTTAAGCGGTACTTTGGATAGGATTAATAAACTTAAAGCACGCTCTAATAACGCTATCGAGCAAAATGCTCTTCAGGTTCGTGTTGAGCTTCAGGCTGATTGCTATGCTGGAATTTGGGCTAAGCATGTAAATTCTCGGCTTGAGGATGGCGATATTAATGAGGCTTTAAATGCCGCAAGTGCCATAGGCGATGATACTTTACAACGAAAATTCCAAGGTCATGTAGTGCCTGACTCTTTTACTCATGGTAGTTCAAAACAACGTATGGAGTGGTTTAAAAAGGGCTTTTTAAGCGGTAAAATCGAGGCTTGTGCGTTTTAA
- a CDS encoding response regulator transcription factor, whose product MFNILLVEDDEILSTMIHDKLRLEGFNVSVANNGKKALNALESSHFDLVITDVMMPQMDGFELSREIRKYEKNKPILMITAKSEIEDMQTGFGSGADDYMSKPINLKELVLRVNALLRRAKIANEKELVMGSTKLDFNALSVSENGVKIELAPKEFYLLFLLLSNEGKIFTRFEIMQEIWGFESDSDERVVDTHIKKLRAKFEKNSDFEIATVRGLGYKAVKKRRDEKVLCELKNLCSGV is encoded by the coding sequence ATGTTTAACATTTTACTCGTTGAAGATGATGAAATTTTAAGCACGATGATACACGATAAACTACGTCTTGAAGGCTTTAATGTAAGTGTCGCAAACAACGGCAAAAAAGCACTTAACGCACTTGAAAGCTCTCATTTTGATCTAGTCATAACTGATGTGATGATGCCACAAATGGATGGCTTTGAGCTTAGCCGTGAGATACGAAAATATGAAAAAAATAAGCCGATTTTAATGATTACCGCAAAAAGCGAGATAGAGGACATGCAAACGGGCTTTGGTAGCGGCGCTGATGATTACATGAGTAAACCTATAAATTTAAAAGAGCTGGTTTTGCGGGTAAATGCCTTGCTAAGAAGGGCAAAAATCGCAAATGAAAAAGAGCTTGTGATGGGCAGCACGAAGCTTGACTTTAACGCACTTAGCGTGAGCGAAAACGGCGTAAAAATCGAGCTTGCACCAAAGGAGTTTTATCTTTTATTTTTACTGCTTTCAAACGAGGGTAAAATTTTCACTCGCTTTGAGATAATGCAAGAAATTTGGGGATTTGAAAGTGACAGCGATGAGCGAGTAGTCGATACTCACATCAAAAAACTTCGCGCAAAATTTGAAAAAAACAGCGACTTTGAGATAGCAACGGTGCGTGGGCTTGGCTATAAAGCGGTAAAAAAGAGGCGTGATGAGAAAGTATTATGTGAGCTTAAAAACCTATGTAGCGGCGTTTAG
- a CDS encoding HAMP domain-containing sensor histidine kinase, which translates to MRKYYVSLKTYVAAFSSLAFGFFSVISCLIIWGIFYHIFGKDLSFYSALLLSVLSCILAVGLNFTLLYFGMKFLIRPIKRIKDTIDAVANGDFSARAERKVHKNLSNYVYMHELDEVIVNLNKMAQHLELNQNLQKEFISNVSHEIKTPIFSIAGLSELMLENPAQNAHYAALINKEANRLNRLCEDLLKLARLDNSSIVKLDEAVQVDEQLRSSVILLTQKYPNREFVLSLNKANTLSNTPLLAQIWQNLIENAIKYSPEDKLIEISCRAEKNEIEVIIKDHGIDIEADKIDKIFDRFYQCEESHSDLGSGLGLSIVAKISQLLGVKIDVKSEQKLGTQFILKIPKKTHSGHKS; encoded by the coding sequence ATGAGAAAGTATTATGTGAGCTTAAAAACCTATGTAGCGGCGTTTAGCTCGCTTGCTTTTGGCTTTTTTAGTGTGATCTCGTGCCTTATAATTTGGGGGATTTTTTATCATATTTTTGGCAAGGATTTGAGCTTTTATAGCGCACTTTTGCTTAGCGTTTTAAGCTGTATTTTGGCGGTTGGGCTAAATTTTACTCTGCTTTATTTTGGTATGAAATTTCTAATCAGACCCATAAAACGCATAAAAGACACGATAGATGCCGTGGCAAACGGCGATTTTAGCGCAAGGGCTGAGCGAAAAGTGCATAAAAATCTAAGCAACTATGTCTATATGCACGAGCTAGACGAGGTCATCGTAAATTTAAACAAGATGGCACAGCACCTAGAGCTTAATCAAAACTTACAAAAAGAGTTCATCTCAAATGTCTCGCACGAGATCAAAACGCCGATTTTCAGTATCGCTGGACTTAGTGAGCTAATGCTTGAAAACCCCGCACAAAACGCCCACTACGCCGCTCTTATAAACAAAGAAGCAAACCGATTAAACCGCCTTTGCGAGGACTTGCTAAAACTAGCAAGGCTTGATAACTCCAGCATCGTAAAGCTCGATGAGGCGGTGCAAGTCGATGAACAGCTAAGATCTAGCGTGATACTTCTCACGCAAAAGTATCCAAACCGTGAGTTCGTGCTAAGCTTAAACAAGGCAAACACGCTAAGCAACACTCCACTTTTAGCGCAAATTTGGCAAAATTTGATAGAAAACGCCATAAAATACTCACCTGAAGATAAGCTCATAGAGATCTCTTGTAGGGCAGAAAAAAACGAGATAGAGGTTATCATAAAAGATCACGGTATCGACATAGAGGCTGATAAAATCGATAAAATTTTTGATAGATTTTATCAATGCGAGGAGTCACACTCAGATCTTGGCAGCGGACTAGGGCTTAGCATAGTGGCTAAAATTTCACAGCTTTTAGGCGTAAAAATAGATGTAAAAAGTGAGCAAAAACTTGGCACTCAGTTTATTTTGAAAATACCAAAAAAGACACATTCAGGACACAAAAGCTAG
- a CDS encoding glutathione peroxidase: MSIYDINVLTNKGECKSLGEYRGKVLLVANTASKCGFTDQYSQLEGLNQEFKDAGLCVLGFPSDNFAGQEPDDDENIAKNCQLNFGVTFELFKKGDVRGENSIELFKYLTQKQGFKGFDETHPLSQKLKTALAENFPEILQGDGVKWNFTKFIVDRNGEVVARFEPTAEFAKIKECIKSLI; encoded by the coding sequence ATGAGTATTTATGACATAAATGTTTTGACAAATAAGGGCGAATGCAAGAGTCTTGGCGAGTACCGCGGTAAGGTACTTTTGGTGGCAAATACTGCTAGTAAATGTGGTTTTACCGATCAGTACTCACAGCTTGAAGGGCTAAATCAAGAGTTTAAAGACGCTGGGCTTTGTGTGCTTGGCTTTCCGAGCGATAACTTTGCGGGGCAAGAGCCAGATGATGATGAAAATATCGCTAAAAACTGCCAGTTAAATTTTGGTGTGACATTTGAGCTGTTTAAAAAGGGCGATGTTAGGGGCGAAAATTCCATAGAGCTTTTTAAATATTTGACACAAAAGCAAGGATTTAAGGGCTTTGATGAGACTCATCCGCTCTCGCAAAAGCTTAAAACCGCTCTAGCTGAAAATTTCCCAGAAATCTTACAAGGCGATGGCGTGAAGTGGAACTTTACGAAATTTATCGTAGATAGAAACGGCGAAGTTGTGGCTAGATTTGAGCCGACGGCTGAGTTTGCAAAGATTAAAGAGTGTATAAAAAGCTTGATTTGA
- a CDS encoding cupin domain-containing protein, whose protein sequence is MMGEGFDFPDFVKKVKGVDYGIDGLFVHREHTPSGTIYFVKAQKEVKFPRHSHKAQFTSVLSGSCTLEINGECKTYKKGDTYIIPADTLHQITLHAGYAKMIM, encoded by the coding sequence ATGATGGGTGAGGGTTTTGATTTTCCGGATTTTGTTAAAAAAGTAAAAGGCGTGGATTACGGCATAGATGGGCTTTTTGTGCATAGGGAGCATACGCCAAGCGGAACGATTTATTTTGTTAAAGCGCAAAAAGAGGTGAAATTTCCTCGCCATAGTCATAAAGCACAATTTACAAGTGTTTTGTCAGGCTCTTGCACACTTGAGATAAATGGCGAGTGCAAAACCTATAAAAAGGGCGATACATACATAATCCCGGCTGATACACTTCATCAGATCACACTTCACGCGGGATATGCAAAGATGATTATGTAA